The DNA sequence TGGTGGTGCTGGAACAGAACCTGTTCTAAAAGAGGAAACGGCTGGTGGTGATGGAACAGAACCTGTTCTAAAAGAGGAAACGGCTGGTGGTGATGGAACAGAACCTGTTCTAAAAGAGGAAACGGCTGGTGGTGTTGGAACAGAACCTGTTCTAAAAGAGGAAACGGCTGACGGTGATGGAACAGAACCTGTTCTAAAAGAGGAAACGGCTGGTGGTGATGGAACAGAACCTATTCTCAAAGAGGAAACGGCTGGTGGTGATGGAACAGAACCTGTTCTAAAAGAGGAAACGGCTGGCGGTGATGGAACAGAACCTGTTCTAAAAGAGGAAACGGCTGGTGGTGATGGAACAGAACCTATTCTCAAAGAGGAAACGGCTGGTGGTGATGGAACAGAACCTGTTCTAAAAGAGGAAACGGCTGGTGGTGATGGAACAGAACCTGTTCTAAAAGAGGAAACGGCTGGTGGTGATGGAACAGAACCTGTTCTAAAAGAGGAAACGTCTGGTGGTGATGGAACAGAACCTGTTCTAAAAGAGGAAATGGCTGGTGGTGTTGGAACAGAACCTGTTCTAAAAGAGGAAACGGCTGGTGGTGTTGGAACAGAACCTGTTCTAAAAGAGGAAACGGCTGGTGGTGATGGAACAGAACCTGTTCTAAAAGAGGAAACGGCTGGTGGTGATGGAACAGAACCTTTTCTAAAAGAGGAAACGGCTGGTGGTGATAGAACAGAACCTGTTCTGAAAGAGGAAACGGCTAGTGGTGATGGAACAGAACCTGTTCTAAAAGAGGAAACGGCTGGTGGTGATGGAACAGAACCTGTTCTAAAAGAGGAAACGGCTGGTGGTGATGGAACAGAACCTGTTCTAAAACAGGAAATGGCTGGTGGTGATGGAACAGAACCTGTTCTAAAAGAGGAAACGGCTGGTGGTGATGGAACAGAACCTGTTCTAAAAGAGGAAACGGCTGGTGGTGATGGAACAGAACCTGTTCTAAAAGAGGAAACGGCTGGTGGTGATGGAACAGAACCTTTTCTAAAAGAGGAAACGGCTGGTGGTGATAGAACAGAACCTGTTCTGAAAGAGGAaatggctagtggtgatggaacAGAACCTGTTCTAAAAGAGGAAACGGCTGGTGGTGATGGAACAGAACCTGTTCTAAAAGAGGAAACGGCTGGTGGTGATGGAACAGAACCTGTTCTAAAACAGGAaatggctagtggtgatggaacAGAACCTGTTCTAAAAGAGGAAACGGCTGGTGGTGATGGAACAGAACCTGTTCTAAAAGAGGAAACGGCTGGTGGTGATGGAACAGAACCTGTTCTAAAAGAGGAAACGGCTGGTGGTGATGGAACAGAACCTGTTCTAAAAGAGGAaatggctagtggtgatggactgaggagaTGCATCTGAAAAGTTCTAAAacaggaactgtgtgtgtgtgtgtgtgtgtgtgtgtcgactgATTATGGACAGCTGTGAGAGTCTAGGTTGGAACCCTGGAGGTAGAAACAACCCTTCTCTCTGACTCTGAACTCAACTCCCAGAATGAgtctagacagacagacggagggaACCGGCCCCATGATACAAGAGACTGGACTCATGAACCACACAGACAGATTGACATATGGATATTATCTCCTGTTTGTAGCCACTATCTCCATTTCAAAGAGATCTACTGAAGAGactattacagagagagagagaaaccatacATTTCCTTTATTTGTGACTATTGGGCCGAGCAGAACCAAGGATAGCATGTGTGTTTCAGCTGCTGGTTCTGTTTCGGTTTACAGATGCTGAAATTGCCCATAAGCTATTTTTTGAATACACAAACCTTCtcattaaaaaacacacacacacacacacacacacacaaacacacacacacacacataatgctcATCATGTAGGAATTGGATCCCAGGAAAGTATTCTGCCATCTTGACAGATACCTGAACAAGGAACATGTTTACTTCACCTGTGTGTTTTGTGTACCTCCTAAAGACATATAAATATCATTTTTAATGTGGACATTTCAGACATTGGACAGAATAGCACAAAAAGAACCCTGTAAGATGTTGACCACGTTAAGCTCAATATGTATTCATTCTATGCTAAGTTTTCTGTTCTGCTGATGCCTAACCGTGAGTTCATAACACTGAACTCAGAAGTGCATCTCGATTTACATGTTTTGTGTCTTTCTGTTCTTGAGAAAAGGTGTGATGCTTTAGAAACACACTGTGATTGTCAGTCTGTAGGATATGTCTATGGTGTTGGTTTAGGTGAGTCTTTGGTTCAATTGAAATATTGGTCCTTGTGTATCTGAAGAAGCTGCAGTGTTCAGAACGACCTGCAGGGGTCTCCCTCCCACTGAGAAACACTAGATCTGTCCTATAGAACAGGACTGGCCAGTATTCTAAAAGAGGGCCGGTGTGGGTGCAGGCTTTTGCCCCAGCCAAgcagtaacacacctgattctataTCTGGTGGATGTTATCGTTGGATGCTGATGCAACACCACACACATCTTTAAATGCAGTGTTAACCTACAGCAGGGTTTCCCAGTGGTGTAGTAGGAGCTACACGGAGGTATACACCCTAAACCCCACAGATGTTTAAACAGAGGTGTAGGAGGTATACGCTCTAAACCCCACAGAGGTTTAAACAGTGGTGTAGTAGGAGCTACACGGAGGTATACGCCCTAAACCCCACAGAGGTTTAAACAGTGGTGTAGTAGGAGCTACACGAAGGTATACACCCTAAACCCCACAGAGGTTTAAACAGAGGTGTAGGAGGTATACACCCTAAACCCCACAGAGGTTTAAACAGAGGTGTAGGAGGTATACACCCTAAACCCCACAGTGGTGGTTTAAACAGTGGTGTAGTAGGAGCTACACAGAGGTATACACCCTAAACCCCAGAGGTTTAAACAGAGGTTTAAACCCCACAGTGGTGGTGTAGTAGGAGCTACACAGAGGTATACACCCTAAACCCCACAGAGGTTTAAACAGAGGTGTAGGAGGTATACACCCTAAACCCCACAGAGGTTTAAACAGTGGTGTAGTAGGAGCTACACGAAGGTATACACCCTAAACCCCACAGAGGTTTAAACAGAGGTGTAGGAGGTATACACCCTAAACCCCACAGAGGTTTAAACAGAGGTGTAGGAGGTATACACCCTAAACCCCACAGAGGTTTAAACAGTGGTGTAGGAGGTATACACCCTAAAGCCCACTGAGGTTTAAACAGTGGTGTAGTAGGAGCTACACAGAGGTATACACCCTAAACCCCACAGAGGTTTAAACAGTGGTGTAGTAGGAGCTACACAGAGGTATACACCCTAAACCCCACAGAGGTTTAAACAGTGGTGTAGTAGGAGCTACACAGAGGTATACACCCTAAACCACACAGAGGTTTAAACAGAGGTGTAGGAGGTATACACCCTAAACCACACAGAGGTTTAAACAGTGGTGTAGTAGGAGCTACACAGAGGTACACCCTAAACCCCACAGAGGTTTAAACAGTGGTGTAGTAGCCCACTGaggtttaaaacagtggtgtagtAGGAGCTACACAGAGGTATACACCCTAAACCCCACTGAGGTTTAAACAGTGGTGTAGTAGGAGCTACACAGAGGTATACACCCTAAACCCCACTGAGGTTTAAACAGAGGTGTAGGAGGTATACGCTCTAAACCCCACAGAGGTTTAAACAGTGGTGTAGTAGGAGCTACACAGAGGTATACGCTCTAAACCCCACTGAGGTTTAAACAGTGGTGTAGTAGGAGCTACACAGAGGTATACACCCTAAACCCCACTGAGGTTTAAACAGAGGTGTAGGAGGTATACGCTCTAAACCCCACAGAGGTTTAAACAGTGGTGTAGTAGGAGCTACACAGAGGTATACGCTCTAAACCCCACTGAGGTTTAAACAGTGGTGTAGTAGGAGCTACACAGAGGTATACACCCTAAACCCCACTGAGGTTTAAACAGAGGTGTAGGAGGTATACGCTCTAAACCCCACAGAGGTTTAAACAGTGGTGTAGTAGGAGCTACACAGAGGTATACACCCTAAACCCCACTGAGGTTTAAACAGtggtgtagtaggagctgcacggaggtacagtgccttgcgaaagtattcggcccccttgaactttgcgaccttttgccacatttcaggcttcaaacataaagatataaaactgtatttttttgtgaagaatcaacaacaagttggacacaatcatgaagtggaacgatatttattggatatttcaaacttttttaactaatcaaaaactgaaaaattgggcgtgcaaaattagtCATTATGTGCTGTTTTTGAATGAACATTTCCAAATGCTTTCCCAAGGAAAACTTTCAAATGGAAGCTGCCATATGTAACTTTGTGCAACCAAACaagttcacatagaaatgtgaaaaCGTATTGCAGAGGTTGAGATTGTACAAAGACTATACAATTACttattgttttgtcacaaactgaaattaggtgaactttgaattttagcaaccaggaaatggtggagctaTTTCTgtatagtgcatctttaaatgtTGACTACAAATTAGGCCTACATGATATAATTATGATTGTATCAATCTGGAGGGCATTTCTTTTGAAAACTCTGCAAtcacatgtactctactgtaggcctacattgtaGAGTACAGACACTGCGAGCCACATGGTATTTGGCTAGTTGCTTAATTATTTTAAAGGGCAACTAGACCCTCCCAAAAATAGTATTTTATATTTTTCCCAGACCTAAAAAATGGTCTCCTTGTGCGGTATAAGCATTGATGTGGGCTTAACATGcatttgttgtttttctatgaaAGATTTTTCTGGCAAAATGATGGTGTACTCACTTCTCCAGGCACCGCTACACCAATGGGTTTTCCTGTATCTGTGAGTGATTTGATTTGGGACCTGAATCTCCAACAGGCTTAGGCTGTTACGCAATGGATCATCATGTCTCACTCCCATAGGCTGCTTCACTTGTCAATCATGTCTCTGCTATCTTGCCCTGTAATCTGTGatatctctctctcaaacactcctctgtctctcatcGTCAACTCTTTATTTAAGATATTAAGCAAGCTCTACTTCTCTTATCCTACAGTATCTTCACCTGTCTGACAAATCAAGCaaatgagaaaataaaacaaTCTGAAGAGAACCACACAGGGTTGAATTGATGAAAGCTGAAGTCATTTAGTAATTTAACTTGTTGACTTATTGTAATGAATTGTAACattattttaaatgaaatgattTATTAATGCAAAACATTGATGTCTTCTCGCCTTTGGTGTCTCCAACTCTAATCTCAATTACCCAGTTTCTAGTGCCCAAGAAtggaaagtgtgtgtgggggggcactTGACaccagactgtgtttgtgtttgtccatCGATTATTTCATTGATAAACACCCTGGTAGATATCAGGTGATGAAGAGATAATAATGTTGTTCCACTGAAGCCAAATAAAATCTAAGATAAGTCGGTTTTCTGCTGCACTCAGAATGGACCATTTCCACTATTACACCATTTTCTACGCATCTTAAATCAGAATGGACATATTACCAcctccagctgctctctcttcctctctctcttcctcttctctgcctttcctccccctctttctcttttcctgtAATGAGAGTTTTAAGACAATTATCCACTGGACAGAAAGTGTCTCCTTATCGACCCACAGAGAGCCATCTACAACCACTAATCAAGCCGTATTGATTAGAGGGGGTGTTGATATCACATACCactgtctgactgacacagagagacactaaaTATACACTCTTGTTTTGAAACACTGACTTGAAAAGTTGTCTCTCAACTCTAAACAGAAAAGATTCAGTTGATATGTCTTTGGGTCCTTTAGCCCAGGAGAAATCCAACCTGAACGTCCCTATACGGCTAGAACAGTGCTAGAACATATTTTCAATGCGACTATAaatcattatttatcttcattcattcattcttttCCCTCTTTTCTCATTTTCCAACTGAGCAGACATCATCTGGCAGCATTGCACAAAGAGGTGGGTGGATGCATCCCTGTGCAAATGTGTGAACTGCGACAGGACAGAGGACTTTTCCCAcatcttgttacattacagccttattctaaaatggattaaatagattgttttgtcactggcctacacacaataccccataatg is a window from the Oncorhynchus tshawytscha isolate Ot180627B linkage group LG03, Otsh_v2.0, whole genome shotgun sequence genome containing:
- the LOC121841097 gene encoding autotransporter adhesin BpaC-like isoform X2, with amino-acid sequence MAGGDGTEPVLKEETAGGAGTEPVLKEETAGVDGTEPVLKEETAGGDGTEPVLKEETAGGDGTEPVLKEETAGGDGTEPVLKEETAGGDGTEPVLKEETAGGDGTEPVLKEETAGGAGTEPVLKEETAGGDGTEPVLKEETAGGDGTEPVLKEETAGGVGTEPVLKEETADGDGTEPVLKEETAGGDGTEPILKEETAGGDGTEPVLKEETAGGDGTEPVLKEETAGGDGTEPILKEETAGGDGTEPVLKEETAGGDGTEPVLKEETAGGDGTEPVLKEETSGGDGTEPVLKEEMAGGVGTEPVLKEETAGGVGTEPVLKEETAGGDGTEPVLKEETAGGDGTEPFLKEETAGGDRTEPVLKEETASGDGTEPVLKEETAGGDGTEPVLKEETAGGDGTEPVLKQEMAGGDGTEPVLKEETAGGDGTEPVLKEETAGGDGTEPVLKEETAGGDGTEPFLKEETAGGDRTEPVLKEEMASGDGTEPVLKEETAGGDGTEPVLKEETAGGDGTEPVLKQEMASGDGTEPVLKEETAGGDGTEPVLKEETAGGDGLRRCI
- the LOC121841097 gene encoding autotransporter adhesin BpaC-like isoform X1; the encoded protein is MAGGDGTEPVLKEETAGGAGTEPVLKEETAGVDGTEPVLKEETAGGDGTEPVLKEETAGGDGTEPVLKEETAGGDGTEPVLKEETAGGDGTEPVLKEETAGGDGTEPVLKEETAGGAGTEPVLKEETAGGDGTEPVLKEETAGGDGTEPVLKEETAGGVGTEPVLKEETADGDGTEPVLKEETAGGDGTEPILKEETAGGDGTEPVLKEETAGGDGTEPVLKEETAGGDGTEPILKEETAGGDGTEPVLKEETAGGDGTEPVLKEETAGGDGTEPVLKEETSGGDGTEPVLKEEMAGGVGTEPVLKEETAGGVGTEPVLKEETAGGDGTEPVLKEETAGGDGTEPFLKEETAGGDRTEPVLKEETASGDGTEPVLKEETAGGDGTEPVLKEETAGGDGTEPVLKQEMAGGDGTEPVLKEETAGGDGTEPVLKEETAGGDGTEPVLKEETAGGDGTEPFLKEETAGGDRTEPVLKEEMASGDGTEPVLKEETAGGDGTEPVLKEETAGGDGTEPVLKQEMASGDGTEPVLKEETAGGDGTEPVLKEETAGGDGTEPVLKEETAGGDGTEPVLKEEMASGDGLRRCI